A single window of bacterium DNA harbors:
- a CDS encoding VOC family protein, translating into MSRHIDSTEQLVTEIVVRDIKRSTHFYRLLGFELLRDGGDFVELTWEDHRLFLAEISAFGEIDHSGLPLPPTFPAANVRVMVPNVDHYWNLAKEIGAKVIVPIANRYYGLRDFTIADPDGFGVRFATALHER; encoded by the coding sequence ATGAGCAGACACATCGATTCCACAGAACAACTTGTGACAGAAATAGTCGTCAGAGACATTAAGCGTTCTACGCATTTCTATCGTCTGCTGGGGTTTGAGCTTCTTCGTGATGGGGGCGACTTTGTGGAGCTCACTTGGGAAGATCACCGTCTCTTTCTCGCGGAGATCTCAGCCTTCGGCGAAATTGATCATTCAGGTTTGCCGCTCCCTCCAACGTTTCCTGCCGCTAACGTAAGAGTGATGGTTCCTAACGTTGATCACTACTGGAACCTGGCGAAGGAAATCGGTGCGAAGGTCATCGTTCCAATTGCCAATCGGTATTACGGTCTTCGTGATTTCACAATTGCAGATCCAGATGGCTTTGGCGTTCGGTTTGCGACTGCACTGCACGAGCGATAG